Part of the Lolium rigidum isolate FL_2022 chromosome 6, APGP_CSIRO_Lrig_0.1, whole genome shotgun sequence genome, GATGTAAGACAATGGAGGAAGCAGCAGCCAAGTTGAGTACAGGGCTTGCTGTATCTTTATTTCCTCTGGATTTAATAATGTAATGTAAAGCAGCAACACGGCCGGTATTTCAGATTCCGAAGAATCACGCCCAGTTGTCTCTCTGTGTCTCCCAGGCCCGACTCACAGGCCCATCTCGCCAGCTGCGCAGATTTGTAGCTGCAgtctttttgtgtgtgtgtgtgtgtgtgtgtggagaatCAATGGTATTGGTTGAAGGCTGAGGAGTCTACTGTGGGTAAAAGATAATATCAGCTACATTCTTGATGCACTGGAATCTAAGCACCGCGACTTTAAGAAAAAAATGAGATGATTGTAGTTTTCACAAAAAAGAAACTAAGAAGCACGAGTAGTAGCCAATGGATTGAATTTGTTTAATTAAATGCGCAAGATAATTGATTTGTTTTGGTGCGTACGAGGATCTGAGTAGTACGTATGGAGGAGATGGAGCGCAGCGCGCGCGTGAAATTTAATTCACGGAGGAGACGAGGCGGTCAAACTTTTGTTGGAAGGAAGAATCGCAAACGAGCGCGGGCGAGTATTATTGCTCGAGAAAAGAAAATACAGTAAAAAAAGAAAGAGGGAGCGGAGGCGTGTTTTAACTTTGCACGCAAGCGCCAAAGCGGACGAACGGAACGGGCTGCGGaggggagccggcggcggcggtgaacgAATCCGACACCAGATCGTAGGCCGTGCGTCTCTCCATATATACACGAGCCGAAGCACAAGCAGCAAGACTGGACACCAAACGATCTGTACGCCAGTCCGGCTCCTTGCATTTGCTTCCGCGACGACGATGGCCGGACCGAGCAAGAAGCCGCGTCAGTCCGGCGCCGGCCTGGCGGGTCTCGCCGCGCGCCTCACCAAGCGCCTGGCCGACGAGAACCCGCGCGCCAACCTCGTCTTCTCCCCGCTGTCCATCTACGCGGCCGTCTCGCTCCTGGCGCCCGGCGCCCGGGGAGACACCCTGGCCGAGATCCTCCGGCTCCTGGGCGCCCGGTCTCGCGACGAGCTCGAGGAGTCCATCTCTACCATCGTGGCCGACGCGCTGAAGGACCGATCCGGTTCCGGCGGGCCGAGAGTCGCGTTCGCGTGCGCCGTGTGGAACGACAGGACGCGCCCTCTGAAGCCGGCGTACCGCGAGGCCGTCGTCGGCACGTACATGGCGGAGGCGCGCGCGGCGGACTTCCACGAGAACGCCGGGGAGGCGGCGGAGCAGATCAACGCCTGGGTCGCGGAGGTCACGAGGAGCCTCATCGATAACATCGTGTCCGCCAAGTCCTTTGACACTCACACTGACGCCGTGCTCGCCAACGCCATGTACTTCAGAGGGAAGTGGGACTTGCCGTTCTACGAGCGGAGCACGACGGACAGGCCGTTCCAGCTGCTCGACGGCGCCACGGTCGACGCGCCCTTCATGTACAACTCGGACCGCCACTTCATCGCCGTGTACGACGGGTTCAAGGTGCTCAAGCTGCAGTACAAGATGCAGCAACAACAAAGAGACCCTTGGTCGTCGACGTCCAGCTTGAAGAAAGGCCCGCAGTACTCCATGTGCATCTTCCTACCGGATGCGTACGACGGCTTGCGCACCCTCCTCGACGAGATAACGTCCAGGCCAGGGTTCGTGCACGACCACCTGCCGTCTAGCAAGGTCAAGGTCTGCCATTTCGGTGTTCCCAAGTTCAAGCTTGAGTTCCTCAGCAACGTCACCCAAATTCTCAAAGACTTGGGACTTGTGCTGCCGTTCTGCATGGGTGCCGACCTGTCCGACATGATGGAGGCCGACCGCAGCGGTTTGCCCTTGGTGGTGCAAGACGTCTTCCACAAGGCTGTTGTTGAGGTCAACGAGGAAGGCACTGTAGCTGCGGCGGTCACCATCATGCGGATCGCTCCTGGATGTGCGCCGGGGATGATGCGGGAGCCGACGGTGGATTTTGTCGCCGACCATCCGTTTGCGTATTTCATTGTCGAAGAGACTTCGGGGACGATCCTCTTTGCAGGGCATGTCGTGGATCCTACCGATGGCAAAGCCGGACAGCCTGCTGCGGCCACATCTAGAGGATTCGAGTTGCCGCTCATGACCAAACATCCGCTGACGAGGAATGCTAGCAAAACTGGCCTGGGAACCCTCGCTGTCGGGCTCGCGAAGCGCCTCGCCGAGGAGAGGGTAGACAAGAACATAATATGCAATTCTGTCCCCACCCGCACCCAGCCGCCGCCTCTCTCCCCACCCGACCCCTCCCTGCAGCGCCGCCCCTCCACCCTCCACCACCGTCCCCTCCCTCCCCACCCGATCTACGCCCCGGGTCGTATCGCGCGAGGCGGCTCAGGGCGACGACCCAAACCCTAGAAAAGGCAGCTGATATTCCTCTTCCCGGCCGCTACCGCCGTCGGGGTCGGCGGTGGTGGCCGCGCCCGGCTGCCAAAGGcagtggcggcggtggcgcgcccatggactccccttcgcgcggaggcggggtCTTTCAAGGGCGGCGATGGTGGACGGCGGGTCTGGTGGTGGCGGCCTTCGGCTACATCACTTGGATCATGGCGGGGGACGCGGTGGTGTTGCAGAACTCGGTGGGGCGGAAGGGCGGCAGCGGGACTGGGCTGCAGTGGCAAGGTACATGGTCGCGAGGCGGCGGCAATGAGGCTCGACCAGGCTGTCCTGGAAGGCAGCAGCCGGCCGTCTCCACGTCGTGGGCGTGCGTAGCCGCTATCCCGACGGCTGCCGGCCTTCACCGGCcgagttggaggaggaagatggaccgtGGTTCCCAGTCATGGGCGACGGTGTGGGGGCCGTCTGTTCcggctttcatggtggtggtcctattgttcttctttcgcgaagatgaagacATTTCGGATGCCGATCTTTCCGCAACCCACGGCGCGgcgcggtggcggaggaggaggagtgcgcaagggctctctctcttctcactcacttactacgaGTAGAACAACCTACTTTATATAGCACTCCAGCTctttcccaactagcaatgtgagactaaactttagTCACACCCCTTAACATTCCTAGATAGGCCAAAAGAATTTCAGAATTGGTATTGGGACATGCGCTAGGTCTCAAGATAAAATTCCAGCATAAAACACTACGATAAATATACGGATACTGACAGCCATGCCTGGACGGCCGGGACGACCTCGCAACGCACGTCGTCGAGGGCATTGAAGTGTGTTATTCTTCTCTCTCAAACTCAAAGCACAAACACACAGACGATGAGGGCAGAGAGAGGAACGCGAGGTTTTTGTTGCCGTGTAAACCTTGCAGCTTTTCTCTCGTTTATATTCCCTTTTATTCAGAGTTACAACTTACAACTGAAGAACGAAAAAGATGGAGCGTAGACGATCCGCAATGGCCGCGCCATCCCACGATCTGGTTCGTGCAGCGTGCAGTACCACCTTACTGCTAACTAAACGGGATAAGCCCAATGTCTAGAAAACCCTGACGACTTGATCAACTAACTGACGAAAGAAACACTACGTGCACAAGCTTACTTACAAAGTGCAAGCCATCCATGGCGTCATCGTACGTGCACTCCCGAGACGCCCCGCATGCGTGGAGGGCACCGAACATGGCGTACAGGATGTCGTCGCAAACGCCGTCGAGGCCGGGCGCCGTCGTCGCTATCGTCGCCCTCGCGCACGTCGTGGCCGCGTCGTCCTTGAAGGAGTAGACACCACCACGCACGCCAATTAAACGGCTTCGTTTCGTTCCCGAAGCCTTTGCCGGCGTCGTGTCGCGCCGTCGCGCACGCCATGCGGAACTTGGACGGCATGTGCAGAAACTCGCACTGACCTCAACTGCAAAACGACCACAGAgtagacaatgaaatcgatcgagCGCATTCCAGTTTCGCTTCAGTGCTCACCGTACTCCGAATTTGGTTCGTCGTCTCGGCTCGGTAGCGCCGGCCGTCGGGTGGGGCCATGCGTGAGGAACTCGCGCCTGCGGCCTCTCAGACGGCGGCGTCGAGCCTGGTATCCTCAGTCCTCACT contains:
- the LOC124664712 gene encoding putative serpin-Z8, which encodes MAGPSKKPRQSGAGLAGLAARLTKRLADENPRANLVFSPLSIYAAVSLLAPGARGDTLAEILRLLGARSRDELEESISTIVADALKDRSGSGGPRVAFACAVWNDRTRPLKPAYREAVVGTYMAEARAADFHENAGEAAEQINAWVAEVTRSLIDNIVSAKSFDTHTDAVLANAMYFRGKWDLPFYERSTTDRPFQLLDGATVDAPFMYNSDRHFIAVYDGFKVLKLQYKMQQQQRDPWSSTSSLKKGPQYSMCIFLPDAYDGLRTLLDEITSRPGFVHDHLPSSKVKVCHFGVPKFKLEFLSNVTQILKDLGLVLPFCMGADLSDMMEADRSGLPLVVQDVFHKAVVEVNEEGTVAAAVTIMRIAPGCAPGMMREPTVDFVADHPFAYFIVEETSGTILFAGHVVDPTDGKAGQPAAATSRGFELPLMTKHPLTRNASKTGLGTLAVGLAKRLAEERVDKNMAEARAADFHENAGEAAEQINAWVAEVTRNLIDSIVSAKSFDADTDAVLANAIYFRGKWDLPFYERSTTDRPFHLLDGATVDAPFMCNSDRHCIAVYDGFKVLKLQYKMQQQQRDPWSSTASLKKDPQYSMCIFLPDAYDGLRTLLDEITSRPGFVHDHLPSSKVKVCHFGVPKFKLEFLSNVTQILKDLGLVLPFRMGADLSDMMEADRSGLPLVVQDVFHKAVVEVNEEGTEAAAVTMVIDTEGCTMDSRERSPPQVDFVADHPFAFYIVEEATGAVVFAGHVLDPSKEEQRLSRLFGFRN